One window of Dehalococcoidia bacterium genomic DNA carries:
- the ricT gene encoding regulatory iron-sulfur-containing complex subunit RicT — MTQPSAGTQQKVVGVRFKKAAKMAYFDPAGLDLRAGDMVVAETARGLEVGWVAILPDQVLFSELKELLKPVARKATAEDLARRDELQKKASEAFGICKSKASEMGLPMKMLGAEYTLDESRLTFYFTSDTRVDFRSLLKEINTRFTSRVDLRQVGARDCTKVIGGVGVCGRELCCSSWLIDFNPVSMKMAKEQGLPLNPGNLAGACGRLRCCLRYEYETYRQINQQFPKMGERVTTPQGVGVVVVGHPVKETVSVRFHEQDKDTVVEVPLGQIKRSNMVVERDDRPLRPCGGGGPCAKAPEQGKPE, encoded by the coding sequence GTGACCCAACCATCCGCGGGCACTCAGCAGAAGGTTGTGGGCGTCCGCTTCAAGAAAGCGGCCAAGATGGCCTATTTCGACCCGGCGGGCCTGGACCTTCGCGCGGGGGACATGGTCGTGGCGGAGACGGCTCGCGGTCTGGAGGTGGGGTGGGTGGCCATCCTCCCTGACCAGGTGTTGTTCAGCGAGCTGAAGGAGCTGCTGAAGCCGGTCGCGCGCAAGGCGACCGCTGAAGACCTGGCCCGGCGGGACGAACTGCAAAAAAAAGCATCCGAGGCCTTTGGCATCTGCAAGTCAAAGGCCTCGGAGATGGGCCTGCCGATGAAGATGCTGGGGGCTGAGTACACCCTTGACGAGTCGCGGCTGACATTCTATTTCACGTCCGATACCCGTGTGGACTTCCGCAGTCTTCTCAAGGAGATCAACACCCGTTTTACGTCCCGGGTGGACCTCCGGCAGGTGGGCGCACGGGACTGCACGAAAGTCATCGGGGGCGTCGGCGTCTGCGGGCGGGAGCTCTGCTGCTCATCCTGGCTGATCGATTTCAATCCCGTCTCGATGAAGATGGCCAAGGAGCAGGGCCTGCCTCTGAATCCGGGCAATCTGGCGGGCGCCTGCGGCAGGCTGCGCTGCTGCCTGCGCTACGAGTACGAGACCTACCGGCAGATCAATCAGCAGTTCCCCAAGATGGGCGAGCGGGTGACGACGCCGCAGGGCGTGGGCGTCGTCGTGGTGGGGCACCCTGTCAAAGAGACCGTCTCCGTCCGTTTCCATGAACAGGACAAAGACACTGTCGTTGAGGTACCCCTGGGCCAGATCAAGCGGAGCAACATGGTGGTCGAGCGGGACGACCGGCCGCTCCGGCCCTGCGGCGGTGGAGGGCCTTGCGCCAAGGCCCCTGAGCAGGGCAAACCGGAGTAG
- a CDS encoding phosphatase PAP2 family protein, whose amino-acid sequence MSPKIKAALALAGAVAFVALSVMAYASPALPGDVALTHLAQGWRPSALDGVLRSVSLIGYGPVALAITLLVAGGLYVVGRRWDAVFAAATLLADAAGVVVKMVIARPRPETALVQDYDKLLPFSFPSGHATHAFAFYGFLFFVVAALPGSIAWRRGAQVALVLLIALTGLSRVYLGAHWPSDVAGGFLLGALALGGLLALRQRIAGSRVS is encoded by the coding sequence GTGAGTCCCAAGATTAAGGCGGCCCTGGCGCTCGCGGGCGCCGTTGCATTCGTGGCCCTGTCCGTGATGGCGTATGCCTCGCCCGCGCTCCCCGGCGACGTGGCGCTGACGCACCTGGCGCAGGGCTGGCGCCCGTCAGCCCTTGATGGAGTCCTCCGTAGCGTCAGCCTCATCGGGTACGGGCCTGTGGCGCTGGCGATTACGCTCCTGGTGGCGGGGGGCCTGTACGTGGTCGGACGCCGCTGGGACGCCGTGTTCGCCGCGGCTACCCTTCTGGCGGACGCGGCGGGCGTCGTCGTCAAGATGGTCATTGCCCGTCCGCGCCCTGAGACGGCTCTCGTGCAGGACTACGACAAGCTGCTGCCCTTCAGCTTCCCCAGCGGCCACGCCACGCACGCCTTCGCCTTTTACGGCTTCCTGTTTTTCGTCGTCGCGGCGTTGCCGGGCAGCATAGCCTGGCGTCGCGGCGCGCAGGTGGCGCTGGTCCTGCTCATTGCCCTGACCGGACTCTCACGGGTGTACCTGGGCGCGCACTGGCCCAGCGACGTGGCGGGCGGCTTTCTCCTGGGCGCGCTGGCGCTGGGCGGGCTGCTGGCATTGCGCCAGCGGATAGCTGGTTCGCGCGTCAGTTAG